Sequence from the Bremerella volcania genome:
TCGTTTCTTCTTGTTCGACAAGGTAGCCAGTGCGGCCACCTTCGGTAGTGTCGACGTACAGAAACGCGGTTTGATCGGCGACACGCTGAGCTTGCTGCATATTGTGCGTCACAATGGCAATCGTGTACTTCTGCTTAAGCTCTTTCATCAACTCTTCGATCTTGCGGGTTGCAATCGGGTCGAGTGCTGAACAAGGTTCGTCCATCAGCAGGACTTCCGGTTCCACGGCAATCGCCCGGGCGATACACAAACGCTGCTGCTGACCGCCAGAGAGGGACAAACCGCTTTGCTTGAGCTTGTCCTTCACTTCGTCCCACAATGCCGCACCACGGAGTGCTCGCTCGACGACTTCGTCGTAATTGCCGCGATAGCCGTTGATGCGAAGACCGTAGGTAATGTTCTTGTAGATGCTCATCGCAAACGGATTGGGTTGCTGAAACACCATTCCGATGTGGCGGCGAACGGCGACCGGATCAATCGTCTGGCCGTAGATGTCTTGGCCGCGGAAATGAACGTGCCCTTCGAAGCGGAAACCACGGATCAGGTCGTTCATGCGATTCAAGCAACGCAGCACGGTGCTCTTGCCGCAGCCGGAGGGACCGATGAAGGCGGTGATCTGTCCTTGCTTGATCGGGATACGGGTATCGCGGACTGCTTTGAAGTTACCGTAGTACAGTTCCTTCACGTCGCAGTCTATGACCGTGTTGTTGGCAGGCTGATTGTCAACCATTGGATTACCGATCCTATTTCGGCAGTTTATCGTTGCGGTCCGCTCGATGACAGGCTCTTGCCAATCAAGTTCGTTACCAGCACCACCAGTACTAAAACTAATGATGCGGACCAGGCCATTTCGCGTTGATTGTCCACAAACGACGAAGAAAAGTTGTAAATGAGTACCGCCATCGACGCGGTCGGTTGATTCAGTTCTAAGGACGTGGGGGACCAGGTAGACATGGACCAATAATTGCTGAACAGGGCGGTAAACAGTAGAGGTGCAGTCTCACCCGCCGCTCGAGCAACCGCCAGCATAACCCCCGTGATGATCCCCGGCAATGCAGTTGGCAATGTGACATACCACAATGTCTCGGTTTGCGTCGCGCCCATCCCGATAGAAGCTTCTTTCATCTTGGAC
This genomic interval carries:
- the pstB gene encoding phosphate ABC transporter ATP-binding protein PstB, producing MVDNQPANNTVIDCDVKELYYGNFKAVRDTRIPIKQGQITAFIGPSGCGKSTVLRCLNRMNDLIRGFRFEGHVHFRGQDIYGQTIDPVAVRRHIGMVFQQPNPFAMSIYKNITYGLRINGYRGNYDEVVERALRGAALWDEVKDKLKQSGLSLSGGQQQRLCIARAIAVEPEVLLMDEPCSALDPIATRKIEELMKELKQKYTIAIVTHNMQQAQRVADQTAFLYVDTTEGGRTGYLVEQEETKQLFEDPQQEYTRQYIRGEFS